A genomic stretch from Oscarella lobularis chromosome 11, ooOscLobu1.1, whole genome shotgun sequence includes:
- the LOC136193330 gene encoding betaine--homocysteine S-methyltransferase 1-like, which yields MPKRRSKSSANPKAKQPKSARKGLLERLAEGPVIGDGSFLLVLERRGYVKAGCWTPEAVVEHPEAVAQLHREYARAGADVSQSFTFYASEDKLNFRGNQAAKKYGVDKINEAACSIAKGVADEYGTLLTASLSPTPSYLEGKGKDAVQAEFKVQTEIFKKYDVDFFLVEFFPHLEETLWAIEVCKEYGKPVVASMRIGPDGDEGGNSPGKCAVEMAKAGADVVGQNCHFDYTTSLKTIELMKAELEKEGLSPYLMMQPPGYHVPDAKKGGMPELPEYPFAIEPRLLTRWDAQDFARKAYDLGVRYLGGCCGMEPYHIRGVAEELSPERGGRLGEASEKHGMWGASLKQSGMYASYDQKVGKDYWMKPPSTGRPYSAALSVPFCGGYAHGDEK from the exons atgcCGAAAAGGAGGTCGAAGTCGAGCGCAAATCCCAAGGCAAAGCAACCGAAATCTGCC AGAAAGGGCCTCTTGGAGCGTCTCGCCGAAGGTCCCGTAATCGGAGACGGGagctttcttctcgttctcgagCGTCGTGGCTACGTGAAAGCAGGCTGCTGGACGCCCGAGGCGGTCGTCGAACATCCCGAAGCGGTCGCTCAGTTGCATCGCGAGTACGCGCGAGCTGGCGCCGACGTCTCGCAGTCCTTCACCTTCTACGCGAGCGAAGACAAGCTGAACTTTCGTGGAAATCAGGCGGCCAAAAAATATGGG GTTGATAAAATCAACGAAGCGGCGTGTTCTATCGCTAAAGGCGTCGCTGACGAGTACGGGACGCTCCTGACGGCGAGTctgtcgccgacgccgtcgtatCTTGAGGGAAAAGGCAAGGATGCTGTCCAAGCCGAGTTCAAAGTTCAAACAgaaatattcaaaaaatacgacgtcgatttctttctcgtgGAG TTTTTCCCTCACTTGGAAGAAACGTTGTGGGCTATTGAAGTGTGCAAGGAATATGGAAAGCCAGTGGTGGCCAGCATGCGCATTGGTCCGGATGGAGACGAAGGAGGTAACAGTCCAGGAAAATGTGCAGTAGAGATGGCAAAAGCAG GAGCTGACGTGGTTGGACAGAATTGCCACTTCGACTATACGACGTCACTGAAGACCATAGAATTGATGAAAGCGGAGCTAGAGAAAGAAGGCCTAAGTCCTTATCTTATGATGCAGCCACCCGGCTATCATGTGCCAGACGCCAAGAAAGGCGGAATGCCAGAGCTTCCAGAATATCCTTTCG CTATTGAGCCTAGACTCTTAACGCGATGGGACGCACAGGATTTTGCTCGGAAGGCGTACGATTTGGGAGTTCGTTATTTGGGCGGTTGCTGTGGCATGGAGCCTTATCACATCAGAGGAGTAGCGGAAGAG CTTTCTCCGGAGCGCGGCGGTCGTCTGGGGGAAGCGAGCGAGAAGCACGGGATGTGGGGTGCCAGTCTGAAACAGAGCGGCATGTATGCATCGTATGATCAAAA GGTTGGGAAGGATTATTGGATGAAGCCTCCGTCGACTGGTCGACCCTATTCGGCGGCACTTTCCGTTCCGTTTTGCGGAGGCTACGcccacggcgacgaaaagtAA